The Coccidioides posadasii str. Silveira chromosome 2, complete sequence genomic interval AAATAGCCCTGCGGCATCTTCGAAGCTCCATCCCTCTGGAACGGGGAGCAACGAGCGCTCCGTTGCTACTATGTGTGTAGCATATGCGCCTTGGCTGGCGCCAAAGACGCGATCACCAACTTTGTATTTCGGAGATTTGTTGCCGCTAGGGGTACTGAGGACTGTGCCCGCAAACTCCGCGCCGGAAATCCATGGAAGTGGCGGCTGATTCTGGTATTTGCCTTGAATCTGGAGAAGATCGAAGAAGTTGGTCCCAGCGGAATGGACTTGGATCAAGTATTGATCTGGGGAAGGAGAGGGAGTCGGCAGGGTTGTGACCGTAAGGTCAAGGGGTCCCTACATTAAAAAGTTATTAGGACAATGCTTTTTCAGATGCATCCCGGGATTGCAATGGTGCAATCATTCCCGTGTACGCACGCTCGGGAGCTGATGCGCTTACCTTGACGTATTCTCTCACTTGAATCGCGCGCATTCTTCCTGAGTTGTTTCCGCTGAAAGAATTCTAAAAATTTCTTGAATGAAAATAATTGAAGCTGATGTTTCGtccctttcccttttttaCCTCAGATCGAAGTTGTCGCTCGCCCTTAAATGGTCTTGTCGCTGAAATTCTGATAAAGCTTGGTTATCGCGCACGCGGGGAAGATGCCGAGGCTCACTGCCCCGGCGTTCTGGTGAATGGCCCTTGGGAAGCGCCATAATAAGCGGCGTGCCGGCTAAAATTTCCctagagtacggagtacggagctCATTCGGAGAATAAGCGCATTGCTGAAACCATGATAATAACAGGTATGGCAATGTCATGCTGATTCTCTGAAGAAATTGATTTCCATATTCTATCGCTGTTGGAAGGATGGTCGCAGCTGAGTATACTTCAGGACAAAATGAACTGCTAGAAAATCCCATCATGAGGAGACATAAAGCAGCATGATCAATGACAATATTTCAGACCTCAAGCAGTCCAGAGCTCGAAATCTGCTCTTTCTTGAGCTCTTTGTTTGCTTATTTGTTTGTCTTGCCATGGTTAATGAGTCCTAGATGTCtgcaacaaaaaaaaaaaaaaaggaaaaaaaaaaaaagaaaagggaaaaagaaaaagaaaaagccgatgtatactccgtacctttTCCTAATTTCAGGAGGACTTGCCGACAATTTACACCTGCATCATGCATATTTTGTTATCTGCTTGTCCCCCAAGCCGTTTTCTCCCTTTTCTATAGCTTCAAGTTCTCCTTCATGAGACTAGCATGGCTGCTGCCATTTCAGCAAAATTCGTCAGCTTCTCCTTTCCTGAAACTGGACCGGCGTCTCAACGGCGCAGTTGACATATACCATCACCAAGGAACTCGGCGAATTTCTATGACTGGGAAGGCATGTATGTTTAACACATATAAATCACAAATTCACTTCTCCCGTTCCATGTTGCATGGACACCAAACAGCCGCACATCCCAGCCTAACACAGTACCGTACTACCGTTTCGGCAGCTAGGACAAGGTCGGGCAACTTGTCGCGGTCGATTTGACTGATGCGATGGTCAAATCAGCAGGTCCCGCCCGCTACAGTAGCTGAAGTATCTCAAAGATGATCTATTCATCTCTTCAAATGCCAAGAGGTTCAACGAGTGGAAGGGTGTTCCAACATATCGCGAAGCAGGTTCTTGAGGCATTGAAAACGCTACATAAAGATGCCATGTGCACACGGGTCCGGATTAATGCCTAGATAAACCGCTGAAAGTGCAACTAGCCTCTGATGCCAAAGATCGCCGGATATCAAAACGGGAAATGTCCTAAGAAATTGCACTCCATCTTCTCCTGAGTGCAAGTGGATAGCACATCCCGGACTTCCAAAACTGCAGATGGGTTCTTGCCTTCGCGGATACCGCGATGGATTTGGTTTGCTGATTTGGCCTAGGCTTGAAACCCGGTTGAGGCCTCAAAGGTGTCGCCTGACCGGCATATGGTTATTCGGGAAAACGGCAGCTATTGCATAGCGTGGCTCAATTTTCCTAATAATTTTAATCATTAACAATTAATActtctccatcttcaaaCCAAAAGTTCCCGGTAGCCATAGCGAATATGAGTCGGAGATCCTTGCCAAATATAATATCAAATTTGGACCATATCTACCGTCATATGGTGACCTCACTGACTGGGGGGGCTTATGAGTGCTATCACTTATTGTGACTGATGTCCAGTCTAGATTGAGGCCTTTCTCACTGACGAGTCATCGGGGGTCGTCTTGAAGATAATGAATCTCGAGCAGAGGTCGGGGCCAACCGCAAAATAGTTGAAGGGCGATCCAATTGACCATGAGCGGAGCGGCAATTCGGCCGATTCATTGTTGTTATTGCCGACTCTCAGTCAATCGATAAAGGTTCACCGATATTTTATTTGAGATACCGTTACGTACGGAATATTGTGAGAGATTATTCATTCCCTTTCGGCTTCCACTAACCAGCAGGACCGTATGAAATATCCGCTCAACTGATCACATCGCATCGTAAGGCCGACGGAATAGATGGGGATGATTTGGCCAGGACAATCCTTGTTGCCACCCATTTGATGACCAATAGGGTACGCATGGAGCACAATATGGAGTAACCAGGACCGGGAAAGCAAATCAGCAAATAGCACAGCCTAGTATTCCCCCCGGTGTTACAGACACTTAAAGAGACGCAGCCTTATCAGGGGGTCAAAGTCAAGTCTTCCATCATATACACCCGGTGCTCAGCAGGATACCTTCTTTGTCATTGCACGGAGGCTGTATGTACGACTTAGGTAAGACTGTGGTGGAAATGTTCCTTGAATCATCAAGACCCATCAGCATAGGAAtaaatgaataaagaaagGGAGGGAAGAAGTAGGCAATTAACGAACGAAGCGCGTACGCAGGTCACCAGTCGCACCCTTGGATATAAGTGACGGACACAATTGGTCAAGCCAATGCAAGAAGAATTTCTCCGCCGCGTAGAACTTGACAGATTTAGTAGCGTTGCCTTTAAGGAGGCCACTCACAAGTCAGAGGACAGTGAGGAGGATGACGTGGGGAAGTTGAGGAATTCGCCTGGAATCTTAACCTGTTTGTCGTTGGTTGACTACCGAGGCTTTTTTGACGGGTAAAGTTACTCTTCGACGTCGATGATGGTGACACGAATGACAGGATGCTTTGTTTAAAGATCATGCAAGACCACCATCAGTTGCTCCATGATTTGGGACTTTTCCAAGTTGATATTCTTGCGCCGGTAAGTCTTTTCTATATAATTCTTGCTTCTAAAGGAGAACAAGACAAATGTTCAGATGTCCAAATAGCCCTGGAAACTGCATGTTAAACGCAGGCCAATATAAGAAGAATGTGCAAGTTAGAGTGAAACAAATCATCAACAAGAAGCAGATCAAAGGCGCCATTTAACTCCTTGTTTTCTCCATTGCCTCCCGATCTGCCCGCCCCGTCCCGTCGGATAAAGAAAATGTACACCTGCCCACATGTATCTCTATACCCTGTTGTCAAAAGGGAAAAATGCAAAGGACAAACTACCCATTCAAGACAGGAAAAAcgacaaaagaaaattcaaaaagaagGTAGTGCTAGTATCATATACAAGCGAAGGATGGACTCATCTCTGGTTGATGTCCAGGGCCGATGACGTTGGGAGCATATACTCATGTTGGCCGTCGAAATGTGTACCACTATGAACCGGCTGATCAACAAGAGGAGGGTGTGCAGCTTGGGAAATCAGTGTATTGTGGGAGTATATCTGGTTGGCATCCCAATTCTGCGAGGGCGGTGGTTTTCCGTCCGGTTTAGGTTTTCGAAACCTAGGACGACGATTCGAAACTCGAGCGGCGCCCATAAAATTGTCCGGAGGGCCCGAAACTGCTGATGGTCGTTTCCAGACGAGTATACCAGGTTCTGAATCCAGATCTTCGGTATCGCAGGGCGCAATTTCACCGAAACATGGGTAAATAGTGGTGCTTTGATCGTGTATTGACGACTGCCCGCCATGAGATGGAATATAAGCAGAATTTGCAACTTGGTAGTATGCATCATCAGAGAAAGCGGGTTGAGATTGTTCAGGAGAGGCATAACTCCTTGAATTCGGTGTTAGAAGGGAAGGGGATGTTCGGTGGGGGGCTGTGCCGTGGTGTTGCTGCATATGTGGTGAAACTCCAGCTGCATAATGAGCAGATGGATTAAAAGGTTGAGACGGCGCCGCTGGATTGACCATTCCACTGCCGATACTGGAGTTCCCGATTGAACAGGGAACCGAGAATGCATGTCCAAATGCATCTCGCGAGGGGTCGTAGGAAAACGGAGGGTGAGGCATTGGGTGAAGGGTGCTGGTGCTCCCGCTCATTGCGATGCTGTTCGACGGGATCGAAAAAGTCCCTTGCATTTCATCGCTTTGCAAAACCACTGGGTTTCCCAACTGATAATTCTGGCTGGGTCTTTGGGGATATGTCCAGCCTTCGTTGTTTTCCTGACCCGTGGACCCATGCATCTCGCGATTCAAACATGGTGTTAACTTTCCGACGACCTCCTGAGACTGTTCCACCTTCACAACCTTCGACTCGGTCGCTTTGTTCGAGGTCTTCTTTCGTTTTTGTCGAGATAGCTTTTTCACACCCCATTTCTTTAATCGACTGCGAAGTTGCGTCTCACTGGAACGGGTCAAATTGAGAAACTGGCAAATGCTTGTGAATGTTCTCAGCAGGAATGGGCTTACGTTGGGTCAAAACTCTCGCTGCGAATCTTCTTCATGACTTGTTTCAGTGGCCATTCCTCAACTTCATACAAATTTGATATTTCGTCTTTCTTGCTGTCCCACACATCTGACGGAATTGTCTTTTTCATCTTGTTCCTGTGGAGCCGTGAAGGCTGACATTAGCCAGCCTGACACGAGTCGGTGTATCGGTCAGCGCTGATTTGGCGACGTCGAAGCCGTGATACGTCGCAAAAGTCGCTCGACTTTGAATTAATTTTATCGAAAGTCCGTGCCGCCGAACCGTCAGGATGGAATTTGCAAAAGATCCAAGGTCAGAGTTGACGACTTTGGCCTCTGCAACGCGCAGGTCAGAGCTTTAACAAGGGCTAGGCCGTGCTTATCAAAGACTCGCAGTTTTCCGAGCCTCAAGCATAAGCAGTTAGTATTTACAGGGATAATGAAGAACCGCCACAAGCACCGGCTATTCCTGGTGAAGACGGAGCAGTTATGGATTTGATTTTCTCTTGTGCAATGCTTCCTATTCGCCATTTGACCCTAAACGACATGCACTATTATTTTCAGCCAATCCCAGGGACATGCAAGTCCCCTTCACCACCATCCCCGGATGACAGGACTCCTCTGCGCCGCTACAGATCCAATGACGACTCCTTCATGAGAGAAAGTCCCTGTGAATGATGGATATTCGTGGATGAGCGGCTCTCGCTCAGTATCGCTCAGGGAGCAGCGTATGCTCTCCGGAAGCACGGTCTGTTGAACAGCGAATCAAGTTGCATTATTTCTGAAGGTTCAGCTAGTTGCCTTTGGGAAGGAGATTGAACCTGCCTTCTAAGGTATGGGGCGGGAATATGTTGATTATCTCCATTCGGCGTTTTGTTAATTATTGTCTTTAGTTAAAGTAGCCATTATCACTGCATCAGCCAAGGCAACACATATGACCAGATAACCCTTG includes:
- a CDS encoding uncharacterized protein (EggNog:ENOG410PYTG~BUSCO:11081at33183); the encoded protein is MKKTIPSDVWDSKKDEISNLYEVEEWPLKQVMKKIRSESFDPTETQLRSRLKKWGVKKLSRQKRKKTSNKATESKVVKVEQSQEVVGKLTPCLNREMHGSTGQENNEGWTYPQRPSQNYQLGNPVVLQSDEMQGTFSIPSNSIAMSGSTSTLHPMPHPPFSYDPSRDAFGHAFSVPCSIGNSSIGSGMVNPAAPSQPFNPSAHYAAGVSPHMQQHHGTAPHRTSPSLLTPNSRSYASPEQSQPAFSDDAYYQVANSAYIPSHGGQSSIHDQSTTIYPCFGEIAPCDTEDLDSEPGILVWKRPSAVSGPPDNFMGAARVSNRRPRFRKPKPDGKPPPSQNWDANQIYSHNTLISQAAHPPLVDQPVHSGTHFDGQHEYMLPTSSALDINQR